A genomic stretch from Sceloporus undulatus isolate JIND9_A2432 ecotype Alabama chromosome 5, SceUnd_v1.1, whole genome shotgun sequence includes:
- the SOD3 gene encoding extracellular superoxide dismutase [Cu-Zn], with the protein MLLLLLLVSGAILCESDAQTEDAQPTEESQLQDIQKKVNDLWMSLLYPQLYEELLAANRSAYATCTVKPSTKLDASMPQVTGQVLFRQTYPYGRLEAIFYLDGFPTGANLSGRAIHVHQHGDLSDSCNSAGGHYNPLKVNHPHHPGDFGNFYSKEGKIMKYKANLMATLFGPRTIVGRSIVIHEQEDDLGKGNNKASLENGNAGKRLACCVIGTCNNNQWEKRFFEIIQKRKKRLTKRAQNSPA; encoded by the coding sequence atgttgctgctgctgcttctcgtTTCTGGCGCGATTCTTTGTGAATCTGATGCCCAAACAGAAGATGCCCAGCCTACTGAAGAGAGCCAACTTCAGGACATTCAGAAAAAAGTCAATGACCTCTGGATGAGTTTGCTCTACCCGCAGCTCTATGAGGAGCTACTTGCCGCAAACCGGAGTGCTTATGCCACTTGTACAGTGAAACCCAGCACCAAGCTAGATGCAAGCATGCCACAAGTGACGGGGCAAGTTCTGTTCAGACAGACCTACCCTTATGGAAGATTGGAGGCCATTTTCTATTTAGATGGGTTTCCTACAGGTGCCAACTTGTCTGGCAGAGCAATTCATGTCCACCAGCATGGAGACTTGAGTGACAGTTGCAACTCTGCTGGGGGACACTACAATCCTCTTAAAGTCAATCACCCTCACCATCCTGGGGACTTTGGCAACTTCTACTCTAAGGAAGGCAAAATTATGAAATATAAggccaacctcatggccacgctCTTTGGCCCACGCACTATTGTGGGAAGATCGATTGTGATCCATGAGCAGGAAGATGATCTGGGGAAAGGAAACAACAAAGCCAGTTTAGAGAACGGGAATGCTGGCAAACGCCTGGCTTGCTGTGTCATTGGAACATGCAACAACAATCAATGGGAAAAGCGGTTTTTTGAGATTatacagaaaaggaagaaaaggctcACAAAACGTGCACAAAACAGCCCAGCTTAG